The following coding sequences are from one Paenibacillus sp. JDR-2 window:
- a CDS encoding FecCD family ABC transporter permease yields MKGTMISLTEVRRKRRNTLVISVMLIGILAAFLISMNTGVIRMSPLDVVKTLFGFGTAQQHLVLFDFRLPRIIISILIGMGLAVSGAVLQALTRNALADPGIIGINSGAGMVILLYVAFYSSPTSAPAYLLPILAWLGGGVAALLVFIISYRKHKGLSSNRLVLNGVAISSGFSAVTILVSLRINPEQYQFVSTWIAGSIWSKDWSYVTALLPFIVVLLPFVYFKSQTINVLNLGAPLATGLGAAVAKQQIWLLAAAVGLASSCVAVSGSIGFVGLIAPHLARRLVGQRYQILLPATALAGGLLVLVADTLGRWILQPSEIPTGIVVAVIGAPYFLYLMFRTKG; encoded by the coding sequence ATGAAAGGGACGATGATTTCCTTAACCGAAGTACGCAGAAAACGGCGCAATACTCTTGTTATTTCCGTCATGTTAATCGGTATTCTTGCAGCTTTTCTAATAAGCATGAACACCGGGGTTATCCGAATGTCTCCTCTAGACGTGGTCAAAACGCTCTTTGGCTTCGGAACCGCCCAGCAGCATCTGGTGCTGTTTGATTTCCGGCTGCCCCGTATTATCATTTCCATTCTGATCGGCATGGGGCTGGCCGTATCCGGCGCCGTTCTTCAGGCTCTGACCCGAAATGCGCTGGCTGACCCCGGCATTATCGGAATTAACTCCGGAGCGGGCATGGTTATTCTGCTTTATGTAGCGTTTTATTCTTCCCCGACATCAGCGCCGGCGTATTTGCTGCCGATTCTCGCATGGCTGGGAGGCGGCGTTGCCGCATTGCTGGTCTTTATTATCTCTTACCGCAAGCATAAGGGACTGTCCTCGAACCGGCTTGTGCTGAACGGCGTAGCGATAAGCTCGGGCTTCTCGGCGGTGACGATTCTTGTCTCCTTGCGGATTAATCCGGAGCAGTATCAATTCGTTTCGACATGGATAGCGGGAAGCATCTGGAGCAAGGACTGGAGCTACGTAACGGCACTGCTGCCGTTTATCGTAGTGCTGCTGCCTTTCGTCTATTTCAAGTCGCAAACGATTAATGTCCTTAATCTTGGCGCGCCGCTTGCTACGGGACTTGGAGCAGCCGTTGCCAAGCAGCAGATCTGGCTTCTGGCCGCTGCCGTTGGCTTGGCAAGCTCCTGCGTAGCGGTCAGCGGCAGTATCGGCTTTGTCGGGTTGATCGCGCCGCATTTGGCCCGAAGGCTGGTCGGGCAACGCTATCAGATCCTGCTTCCCGCCACGGCGCTTGCCGGAGGACTGCTTGTCCTTGTAGCCGACACGCTTGGCAGATGGATTCTGCAGCCGTCGGAGATTCCGACAGGCATCGTTGTTGCGGTTATTGGAGCTCCATATTTCCTCTACTTGATGTTCCGGACAAAAGGATAA
- a CDS encoding helix-turn-helix domain-containing protein gives MAYPHEELAQAFVKQPVEVYGVYRTEMEAGAIYDGHVDTPTTKCAVIISLRGQAEFIFNETERFLLEPGKVMLGGMQKRLEIHTGDQGFEYGLVHYIPVRTGTEDARQLMDAHMLHTPQNPELLQLLEKLLKASSSPDAMMLLEKKALFYQLINRVLQSERAQQNKASHLLIEEATAYIHDHFDEPITLFQLAERFGLKPKYFSSLFQRYTGIGPIDYLIQYRINRAYELLMTGQFTVAAVARSVGYQDAYYFSRLFKKHKGSSPGFFGLHQKRNRPS, from the coding sequence ATGGCTTATCCGCACGAAGAATTGGCGCAGGCATTTGTGAAGCAGCCGGTTGAAGTATACGGGGTGTACCGGACGGAGATGGAGGCTGGCGCCATTTATGATGGCCATGTGGATACTCCAACAACGAAATGCGCCGTTATTATAAGTCTGCGTGGACAGGCCGAGTTTATTTTTAACGAAACGGAGCGATTCCTGCTTGAGCCGGGAAAAGTAATGCTCGGCGGCATGCAGAAGCGGCTCGAGATTCATACCGGGGATCAAGGCTTTGAGTATGGGCTTGTTCATTATATCCCCGTGCGTACAGGCACGGAGGATGCCCGGCAGTTAATGGATGCGCATATGCTTCATACTCCGCAGAATCCGGAGCTGCTGCAGCTGCTTGAGAAGCTGCTGAAGGCTTCATCATCGCCGGATGCGATGATGCTGCTGGAGAAGAAGGCGTTATTTTACCAGCTGATTAACCGGGTGCTGCAGTCCGAGCGTGCGCAGCAAAACAAAGCAAGCCATTTGCTGATTGAAGAAGCGACCGCGTATATTCATGATCATTTTGACGAGCCGATTACGCTGTTCCAGCTGGCGGAGCGTTTTGGGCTGAAGCCGAAATATTTCTCTTCCTTGTTCCAGCGTTATACCGGAATCGGGCCGATTGATTATTTGATTCAATACCGGATCAACAGGGCTTACGAGCTGCTTATGACCGGACAGTTCACCGTGGCAGCCGTTGCAAGAAGCGTCGGCTATCAAGATGCGTATTATTTCAGCCGATTGTTCAAGAAGCATAAGGGATCTTCGCCGGGATTTTTCGGCCTTCATCAGAAGCGAAATCGTCCATCATAA
- a CDS encoding ABC transporter substrate-binding protein has translation MKAKWFPILLMALGLALLLSACGGNNGGNGNNAGNKTNNAGQTNEATSTPEATGTPDAAKFPRTIKDANGEVTIKEQPKKIAVVHWGYADSLLLFNVDSVGLALPFTEKQSVLHSDEYKPYVDKVKDIQIVGENTQVNMEKLLAYAPDLIIAGNAVNKDIAAELTKIAPTVVIDEQQTDVFSNWPALVTKFGEILGQEDVAEQYVSKYNADLAAAKEKLASLDGNVAFVQVRENEVWLQGTNYTKQYYVGMDLKAPTSDAMADGEKISLEGLSALDPDYLFLGYFNYSDKTLPAATDQWENSEVWKKLKAVANNHVYSINGELALGYGPIGNSYGVQAVLEALQK, from the coding sequence ATGAAAGCAAAATGGTTTCCAATTCTATTAATGGCGTTAGGCCTTGCGCTGCTGCTGAGCGCTTGCGGCGGCAATAACGGCGGCAATGGCAATAACGCTGGCAATAAGACGAATAATGCCGGACAGACAAATGAGGCAACAAGTACACCGGAAGCAACAGGCACGCCTGATGCGGCTAAATTCCCGCGTACGATTAAAGATGCAAACGGCGAGGTGACCATTAAAGAGCAGCCGAAAAAAATCGCGGTTGTCCATTGGGGATATGCCGACTCGCTGCTGCTGTTTAATGTCGATTCGGTTGGTCTGGCGCTGCCATTCACGGAGAAGCAGTCCGTGCTTCACTCCGATGAATACAAGCCTTACGTAGATAAAGTGAAGGATATTCAAATCGTTGGCGAGAACACGCAGGTCAACATGGAGAAGCTGTTGGCTTACGCACCCGACTTGATTATTGCAGGCAATGCGGTTAATAAGGATATTGCCGCAGAGCTGACCAAGATTGCGCCTACGGTAGTTATTGACGAGCAGCAAACGGACGTATTCTCGAATTGGCCGGCGCTTGTTACGAAATTCGGCGAGATTCTGGGACAAGAAGACGTGGCCGAGCAATACGTATCCAAGTATAACGCGGATCTGGCAGCTGCGAAGGAAAAGCTGGCAAGTCTGGACGGTAACGTTGCATTCGTACAGGTTCGCGAGAACGAAGTGTGGCTGCAGGGTACCAATTACACGAAGCAATATTATGTAGGCATGGACCTGAAAGCTCCAACCTCCGATGCAATGGCGGATGGAGAGAAGATTAGTCTGGAAGGACTTAGCGCCCTGGATCCGGATTATCTGTTCCTCGGTTACTTCAACTACAGCGACAAGACGCTTCCTGCCGCTACCGATCAGTGGGAGAACAGCGAGGTATGGAAGAAGCTGAAGGCCGTAGCTAACAACCATGTGTACAGCATCAACGGCGAGCTGGCATTGGGCTACGGGCCAATCGGCAACAGCTACGGGGTTCAAGCGGTCCTTGAGGCGCTTCAGAAGTAA
- a CDS encoding DUF975 family protein yields the protein MNASYSELRARARQSLDGNWAKSILVLAIYVIGSGIIGKLNFIPFIGYVVQLLISGAFTLGLVVFFVGVARKEGPDFTALFSGFPHFIKAFFVYILMSLFTLLWTLLFIVPGIIAFYRYSQTYYILRDNPDIGALEAIRQSKELMKGRKLNLFVLHLTFVGWFLLSLLTFGVGMLWLYPYIQVTQAHFYDEITGRTTPPPHPLSF from the coding sequence ATGAATGCATCGTACTCAGAACTTAGAGCAAGAGCGAGACAGAGCTTGGACGGCAACTGGGCCAAATCCATCTTGGTCCTGGCCATATATGTGATCGGGAGCGGTATAATTGGAAAACTTAACTTTATTCCGTTTATTGGTTACGTGGTTCAACTGCTTATAAGCGGGGCCTTTACACTTGGCTTAGTCGTCTTCTTTGTTGGTGTCGCACGTAAGGAAGGGCCGGATTTTACCGCGCTCTTTAGCGGTTTCCCTCATTTTATTAAAGCCTTTTTCGTTTACATCTTGATGTCCCTCTTCACATTATTGTGGACTCTTTTGTTCATTGTTCCAGGCATTATTGCTTTCTACCGGTATTCGCAAACTTATTATATTCTGCGTGACAACCCGGATATCGGTGCGCTTGAAGCGATCCGCCAAAGCAAGGAACTAATGAAAGGACGCAAGCTGAACTTGTTTGTGCTTCATCTTACGTTTGTCGGCTGGTTTCTCCTTTCACTTCTCACCTTTGGGGTCGGAATGTTATGGCTCTACCCCTACATCCAAGTCACGCAAGCTCATTTCTACGACGAGATTACAGGCAGAACAACGCCTCCTCCTCATCCATTATCCTTCTAA
- a CDS encoding Ig-like domain-containing protein, whose translation MLARSSAFTRIALLLLVLGVMLAVTHPTATKAAVNVVDIKSNAMNLGTPTLLSGTAGKKDAVYKYTNVITRDGVTIDAKVTIKELTSGASLAGNVLDNPGTGFDSRFNPWITTSSGSGYLTFHFDFIDQATGDPVSIKNFFVTLIDIDGSSASAKEFIEMSGFASYSVNNPTQLVIGNGTNGRTQFAGRSSSLSGTTFDNTASAIVNYTAPISALDLVIGNTATLSQRQFSINFGAAGGTFTNPEQHDNSASPTIDVTIDDGGDGKLTAGQDNIGSVKISGSTNAGTGQPVTLTVKDSSGTERNYATTVGSDGKYSVQLDFSALKYGTITVAADTVNAQGNPVKTATDSTDKVNTAPVAEAASFSGDRDTVFDKSLSGKGSDINGDSITYILVSGPSHGTLTLNPNGSFTYTPAANYIGPDSFTYKVNDGSLNSTAATVSLTINPVNSAPVAYDSSTSTTENTPVDDTVSFSDADGDDLLLFVKDEPEHGSVDLDFQDGTYTYTPDDGFIGTDSFTFTANDGDLESNVATVTINVTAAPNAAPVAQDGSNTTNEDVSVSGAVTATDGDNDNVIYTLVTAPVNGTIVLNADGTYTYTPNPNFNGTDSFTFKANDGKADSNIATVNLTINAVNDAPTANNSSKTTDENQPVNGVVTGQDIEGSTLVYELDTAPVNGTVVLNGDGTYTYTPNPNYSGSDSFTFKAYDGQLYSAPATVSITINEVNEAPVAQNDTLQTEEDTPLNDSVHATDGDDDTLHYSVVSQPSHGDLDLDSDGTFTYTPDPNYNGPDSFTFKANDGSVDSNTASVNITVTPVNDAPTADASSKTTPEDTALNDSVSGQDVENSTLTYTVVTEPAHGELVLNPNGTYTYTPDKDYNGPDSFTFKANDGELDSAPATVTITVTPVNDAPSAVNSGVTTNEDTPINNSVSANDVDNDTITYTVKTEPEHGTLDLNPDGTYTYTPDPNFNGEDSFTFEANDGHGGKSTGTVTITVTPVNDAPVAEAGTETTAEDTPVNGSVTGSDVEDSPLTYTIVTPPQHGTVDLKPDGTYTYTPDPNFNGEDSFTFKANDGTDDSAPAKVDITVTPVNDAPASENSTVSTAEDTAVNDKVKASDVDGDTLTYTLVNEPEHGTIIFNPDGTFTYTPDRDYNGPDSFTFTANDGELDSTEATVSITVTPVNDAPTANAGTNATLEDKPVTGTVTGNDVDGTTPTYVLVTEPEHGMVTLNPNGTYTYTPDPNYNGPDSFTFKATDGTADSEPATVEITVTAVNDAPTASDDSKVVDSGSSVTDSFKANDVDGDTLTFSVVTPPAHGKVVINNDGTYTYTPDAGYGSTDTFTFKANDGELDSNTATIALTVRLLDGWVGDRPVTDSSEWTVAPNKPLKISAITEVTATAVTATFDFDGPDSGTDNDSVTLTLANGDTYQTDGFKKWENVQYRLPSEVTSGAHKVTFTSSKGNEALPAEAASKLQNNNFTVIRTVSVDGTVKDRNTQAPIEGAKVTLYDPTGTNKVANTTTDASGFYKFPNVRTEHYLIVVEKQGYATRNQVINALPGLAAETTIHQNFELVKYILKLSANPSSIVGDGHTVSKLTAILTDIDGKPLKDVNITFSASLGTFLGGSPTAVTDAAGKATIEYQSSKIEGILSQSVPVTATANDVERSIYAQEQIIITFEPASVTGVVATTDNGTRTIVAGAVVKITKDFDGDGIIDFAAEAITDADGKYSIAVPRGDESYDIEVIKTVQVGGQTKEVSFKQTVEVGAVSGNPGEVFESTKTITGLLTQKLPTGQNDMLEADFMNQVTVKLIGPAPDHKEYTAPLKDGVFNIPGLELNTEYQIAIIFKVPDAEHGGFKDIIINALDNNGTLPKIKLAADGEMNILNELIDPYGDITDINTHAAIDGATVKLYYANTPRNITNGNTPGTEVKLPAIAGFAPSDNANPQTSKDGGKYAYMVYPTTDYYIVATAPGYVVYTSPTIPVEFAIVRHDIQMSKASVAPAGKPNVVVNVSVDKDRQEEGTAGKIKVEYLNNGTKQATGATVTLTLPEGTTVTNADGGKVEGNKVTWNVGDLNIGDKGVRNVEVKYPSIKETELLATISAEGKASQELLNPEAAKASVKVLLFKTGDETVKHQRYILGFPDGKFKPSQKLTRAELAAIIARLLNGGSTTLKAEFKDVPSTQWASGYIRIVTDSGIFKGFADGTFRPNQPVTREELATVMVRYLKLETSMPITPQFGDSEGRWSSSAIEALFRNGLTTGYPDGTFQPGKDIVRLEAVTLINRLLYRGPLTDVEPSFPDVAKNNWAFGQVEEATRSHEATRTSDGNEHFVKAIDDNVK comes from the coding sequence ATGTTGGCTCGATCATCGGCCTTTACAAGGATCGCTCTATTGCTTCTTGTACTAGGTGTCATGCTCGCAGTCACGCATCCAACTGCCACCAAAGCAGCAGTAAATGTGGTTGACATCAAGAGTAATGCGATGAATTTGGGTACCCCTACCCTACTTTCCGGCACTGCCGGGAAAAAGGACGCCGTCTACAAGTATACGAACGTCATCACTAGAGACGGTGTTACGATTGATGCCAAAGTTACCATCAAGGAACTAACGAGCGGGGCCTCGCTTGCAGGCAATGTTCTGGACAATCCCGGTACAGGCTTCGACAGCCGTTTTAATCCATGGATAACTACCAGCTCCGGAAGCGGTTATCTGACTTTCCACTTTGATTTTATTGACCAGGCAACCGGCGATCCGGTTTCGATCAAGAACTTCTTTGTGACGTTAATCGATATTGACGGCAGCAGCGCATCGGCTAAGGAATTTATCGAAATGTCCGGCTTCGCGAGCTATTCTGTGAATAATCCTACACAGCTTGTTATTGGTAATGGGACGAATGGCAGAACTCAGTTTGCAGGAAGAAGCTCTTCCCTGTCCGGAACGACATTCGATAACACAGCTTCTGCAATTGTCAACTATACCGCGCCTATTAGCGCGCTGGACCTTGTTATTGGTAATACCGCCACCCTAAGCCAAAGGCAGTTCTCCATCAACTTTGGGGCTGCGGGAGGAACGTTTACCAATCCGGAACAACATGACAACAGTGCCTCCCCAACCATCGACGTTACCATTGACGACGGCGGAGACGGCAAACTGACCGCAGGCCAAGATAACATTGGTTCGGTAAAAATTTCGGGCTCTACAAATGCCGGTACGGGGCAGCCCGTCACCCTTACGGTGAAGGATTCCTCGGGTACCGAACGAAATTACGCAACAACCGTCGGGTCCGACGGCAAATACTCCGTTCAGCTTGATTTCTCCGCGCTGAAGTACGGCACCATTACCGTAGCGGCCGATACGGTCAATGCACAAGGCAATCCGGTCAAGACGGCAACGGATTCGACGGACAAAGTGAATACGGCACCAGTTGCCGAAGCTGCTTCTTTCTCAGGGGATCGAGATACGGTATTCGACAAATCCCTGAGTGGCAAAGGAAGCGACATCAATGGTGATTCAATCACCTATATACTTGTTTCCGGTCCTTCGCACGGCACCCTAACCCTGAATCCAAACGGCTCGTTTACATACACGCCGGCTGCGAATTATATCGGTCCGGATAGCTTCACTTATAAAGTAAACGATGGATCTCTGAATTCTACTGCGGCTACGGTATCTCTAACGATTAATCCGGTTAATTCCGCGCCAGTAGCTTATGATTCCAGCACAAGCACTACGGAAAACACGCCGGTAGACGATACCGTCTCCTTCTCCGATGCAGACGGAGATGACCTTCTTCTGTTCGTGAAAGATGAACCCGAGCACGGTTCAGTTGACCTGGACTTCCAAGACGGTACTTACACGTACACGCCTGATGACGGCTTCATTGGGACAGACAGCTTTACGTTTACCGCTAATGATGGCGATTTGGAGTCCAATGTCGCGACGGTTACGATTAACGTAACAGCAGCTCCTAACGCTGCTCCGGTAGCACAGGATGGCAGTAACACTACCAATGAAGATGTTTCGGTTTCGGGCGCAGTAACTGCAACCGACGGAGACAATGACAACGTAATCTATACGCTGGTCACAGCACCGGTTAACGGTACGATCGTACTGAACGCAGACGGTACGTACACTTATACGCCAAATCCAAACTTTAACGGTACCGACAGCTTTACCTTTAAAGCGAATGACGGCAAAGCGGACTCTAACATCGCAACCGTCAATCTGACGATTAACGCAGTTAACGATGCACCTACCGCAAACAATTCGAGCAAAACAACGGATGAGAACCAGCCGGTAAACGGAGTGGTGACCGGACAGGATATCGAAGGCAGCACGCTGGTTTATGAGCTTGATACGGCGCCTGTTAACGGTACGGTCGTCTTAAACGGCGATGGCACCTACACGTATACTCCAAACCCGAACTATTCCGGCTCGGACAGCTTCACCTTCAAAGCTTACGATGGCCAGCTTTACTCCGCGCCTGCTACCGTAAGCATCACGATTAATGAAGTCAATGAAGCTCCCGTTGCCCAGAACGACACTCTGCAAACCGAGGAAGACACACCTCTTAACGACAGCGTTCATGCAACGGACGGCGACGATGATACGCTTCACTATTCGGTAGTCAGCCAGCCTTCCCATGGCGATCTGGATCTGGACTCGGACGGCACGTTCACCTACACGCCGGATCCTAATTACAATGGCCCGGACAGCTTTACGTTTAAAGCTAATGACGGCTCGGTAGACTCGAATACGGCATCCGTGAACATCACGGTAACACCGGTAAACGATGCTCCAACGGCCGACGCTTCCAGCAAGACAACACCTGAGGATACCGCATTAAACGACAGCGTATCCGGCCAGGATGTAGAAAACAGCACGCTGACCTATACGGTTGTTACGGAACCTGCTCATGGCGAGCTTGTACTTAATCCGAACGGCACTTATACCTATACACCGGATAAGGACTACAACGGTCCCGACAGCTTCACGTTTAAAGCCAATGACGGAGAACTCGACTCTGCTCCGGCAACCGTTACGATCACGGTTACACCGGTAAACGATGCTCCTTCCGCGGTTAACAGCGGCGTCACGACAAACGAAGATACACCGATCAACAATTCCGTGTCCGCAAACGACGTGGATAACGACACCATCACTTATACGGTTAAAACCGAACCCGAGCATGGTACGTTGGATTTGAATCCGGACGGTACTTATACGTACACGCCGGATCCAAACTTTAACGGCGAGGACAGCTTCACCTTTGAAGCGAATGACGGCCATGGCGGCAAGTCTACCGGCACCGTTACGATTACTGTCACTCCGGTAAATGACGCGCCGGTTGCGGAAGCCGGAACGGAAACAACTGCCGAAGACACACCGGTTAACGGATCGGTCACGGGAAGCGACGTGGAAGACAGTCCGCTGACTTACACGATTGTGACTCCGCCGCAGCACGGTACGGTTGATTTGAAGCCGGACGGCACTTATACGTATACGCCGGATCCTAACTTTAACGGTGAGGACAGCTTTACGTTTAAAGCAAACGACGGCACTGATGATTCAGCTCCTGCTAAAGTGGACATCACCGTTACTCCGGTAAATGATGCACCGGCTTCGGAGAACAGCACTGTCAGCACGGCAGAAGATACAGCTGTTAACGATAAAGTGAAAGCAAGCGACGTAGACGGCGATACTTTGACCTATACGCTTGTTAACGAACCGGAACACGGGACAATTATTTTCAATCCGGACGGTACCTTTACTTACACGCCGGACCGGGATTACAACGGCCCGGACAGCTTCACCTTTACGGCAAATGACGGAGAGCTGGATTCTACCGAAGCTACTGTCAGCATTACCGTAACTCCTGTAAACGACGCACCGACGGCAAATGCAGGAACCAACGCAACGCTTGAGGATAAGCCGGTAACCGGCACAGTAACCGGCAATGACGTAGACGGCACAACGCCTACCTACGTTCTTGTAACGGAGCCTGAGCACGGCATGGTTACTCTGAATCCGAACGGCACTTATACGTATACGCCGGATCCTAATTACAATGGTCCGGACAGCTTTACCTTTAAAGCAACCGACGGAACGGCCGATTCCGAGCCGGCAACTGTAGAGATTACGGTTACTGCCGTGAATGACGCACCAACGGCATCGGATGATTCCAAAGTCGTTGATTCCGGCTCCAGCGTCACTGACAGCTTCAAGGCTAATGATGTTGATGGCGATACTCTTACCTTCTCGGTTGTAACTCCGCCGGCGCATGGTAAGGTTGTTATCAACAACGATGGTACTTACACGTACACGCCAGACGCTGGTTATGGCAGCACTGACACCTTTACGTTCAAGGCTAATGACGGAGAGCTTGATTCCAATACGGCTACCATCGCTTTAACCGTTCGTCTGCTTGACGGTTGGGTTGGCGACCGTCCTGTTACGGATTCATCCGAATGGACCGTAGCGCCTAACAAACCGCTCAAAATCTCGGCTATTACAGAAGTAACCGCTACGGCAGTTACGGCAACCTTTGACTTCGACGGTCCGGATAGCGGAACGGACAATGATTCGGTTACCCTGACATTGGCTAACGGCGATACTTACCAGACAGACGGATTCAAGAAATGGGAAAACGTGCAATACCGTCTTCCTTCCGAAGTAACTAGCGGCGCTCATAAGGTAACCTTCACCTCTTCTAAGGGTAATGAAGCTTTACCGGCTGAAGCAGCTTCCAAGCTTCAAAACAATAATTTTACCGTGATCCGCACCGTGTCCGTAGACGGAACGGTTAAAGATCGCAACACCCAAGCTCCGATCGAAGGAGCAAAGGTAACCTTGTATGATCCAACTGGAACCAATAAAGTGGCTAATACAACTACGGATGCTTCCGGTTTCTACAAATTCCCGAATGTCCGTACCGAGCATTACCTGATTGTCGTAGAGAAGCAAGGCTACGCAACACGCAATCAAGTGATTAATGCTTTGCCGGGCTTGGCGGCTGAAACAACGATTCATCAAAACTTCGAGCTTGTGAAATACATCTTGAAACTTAGCGCTAACCCTAGCTCCATCGTAGGTGACGGCCATACGGTTTCGAAACTGACGGCCATTCTGACTGACATTGACGGCAAACCGCTCAAGGATGTCAACATCACCTTCTCCGCATCGCTCGGAACCTTCCTTGGCGGTTCCCCAACCGCGGTGACGGATGCAGCAGGCAAAGCAACGATAGAGTACCAATCGTCCAAGATCGAGGGTATTTTATCGCAAAGCGTTCCTGTAACGGCTACGGCTAATGACGTAGAACGCAGCATTTACGCGCAAGAGCAAATTATCATTACCTTTGAGCCTGCTTCCGTAACGGGCGTTGTAGCTACAACGGATAACGGAACGCGTACGATCGTTGCAGGCGCGGTCGTTAAAATCACGAAAGACTTTGACGGCGACGGCATTATCGATTTCGCGGCTGAAGCCATTACCGACGCAGACGGCAAGTACAGCATCGCCGTTCCGCGCGGCGACGAAAGCTACGATATCGAAGTCATCAAGACCGTTCAAGTAGGCGGCCAGACCAAAGAGGTTTCCTTCAAGCAAACCGTTGAAGTTGGCGCGGTAAGCGGAAATCCTGGCGAAGTTTTTGAATCGACGAAGACCATTACCGGTCTCCTTACGCAAAAGCTTCCAACCGGTCAAAATGACATGCTTGAAGCAGATTTCATGAACCAGGTAACCGTGAAGCTGATTGGTCCGGCACCGGATCATAAAGAATATACGGCACCTTTGAAAGATGGCGTATTCAATATTCCCGGCCTTGAGCTGAATACGGAATATCAGATTGCCATCATCTTTAAGGTTCCGGATGCCGAACACGGCGGCTTCAAAGACATTATTATTAACGCATTAGACAACAACGGCACGCTTCCGAAGATCAAGCTGGCAGCCGATGGCGAAATGAACATTCTTAACGAGCTCATTGACCCGTATGGCGACATTACCGACATCAATACCCATGCTGCCATTGACGGAGCAACCGTAAAGCTGTATTACGCAAACACGCCGCGCAATATTACAAACGGCAATACGCCTGGTACGGAAGTGAAATTGCCTGCAATCGCAGGCTTTGCTCCAAGCGACAACGCGAACCCGCAGACAAGTAAAGACGGCGGTAAATACGCGTACATGGTCTATCCGACAACCGATTACTACATCGTAGCAACGGCTCCGGGCTATGTCGTTTATACGAGTCCAACGATCCCTGTCGAGTTTGCGATTGTCCGCCACGATATTCAGATGTCCAAAGCGTCTGTTGCTCCTGCAGGCAAACCGAACGTCGTTGTTAACGTATCCGTAGACAAGGACAGACAAGAAGAAGGAACAGCAGGCAAGATTAAAGTGGAGTACCTGAACAACGGTACAAAACAAGCTACCGGCGCAACCGTAACGTTGACCCTGCCTGAGGGCACAACGGTAACCAATGCCGACGGCGGCAAGGTAGAAGGCAACAAAGTGACTTGGAACGTGGGAGATTTGAACATCGGAGACAAAGGCGTACGCAATGTAGAAGTGAAGTACCCTTCCATTAAGGAAACGGAACTTCTTGCTACGATCTCCGCGGAAGGCAAAGCCAGCCAAGAGCTGCTGAACCCTGAAGCGGCAAAAGCATCCGTGAAAGTATTGCTCTTCAAGACCGGAGACGAGACTGTGAAGCATCAACGCTACATTCTCGGCTTCCCAGACGGCAAATTCAAACCAAGCCAGAAGCTGACCCGCGCAGAGCTTGCGGCTATTATCGCACGCCTCCTGAACGGCGGCTCGACAACGCTGAAAGCCGAATTCAAGGATGTACCTTCTACCCAATGGGCAAGCGGTTATATCCGGATCGTAACGGACAGCGGTATCTTTAAAGGCTTTGCAGACGGTACCTTCCGTCCGAATCAACCTGTGACGCGCGAAGAATTGGCTACCGTTATGGTACGTTACCTGAAGCTGGAGACATCCATGCCAATTACACCGCAATTCGGAGACAGCGAAGGCCGCTGGTCCTCCTCGGCAATCGAGGCATTGTTCCGTAACGGACTGACAACGGGTTATCCCGACGGTACGTTCCAACCGGGCAAAGACATCGTACGTCTTGAAGCCGTAACGTTGATCAACCGCCTTCTGTACAGAGGCCCGCTGACTGACGTAGAACCATCCTTCCCGGATGTTGCGAAGAACAACTGGGCGTTTGGTCAAGTCGAAGAAGCAACAAGAAGCCACGAAGCTACACGCACTTCGGACGGCAACGAGCATTTCGTTAAAGCAATCGACGACAATGTGAAGTAA